The Silvibacterium dinghuense region CCCGAACGCCGCACGCTATTGCAGGTCAAACTCGAGGATCTGGCAGAGACCGAGACCATCTTCACCACGCTGATGGGTGAAGATGTCGAGGCACGCCGCAAGTTCATCGAAGAAAATGCGCTCGACGTGAAGAACCTCGATATCTAACCTTCTGTACCGGGCGAAATGACTCGACCCCAAAGCAAAAAGGCACCCGACGGGTGCCTTTTTGCTTTGTATCGATCGCTTGAGCAAGCCTGCGGATACAAGGCTCTTCGCTCATAAGATCACAGAAAAGTAATAGCCATTTCACACTTTCAAAGGACAGTCTTCGGGCTGCTCTTTGGCGCTCATGGGAATGGTAGAGTTAAATCCCATGAGGCTCGCAACGTCTTTCCTGGCAGCCCTGGCGATAGCTGGAAGCATGTCTCCTGGAGTCGCCCAGCCCCCACAAGAAGGAAATCCCGCTGCGAGCGCGGCGCCGCAGACCAGCCAGACAGAGTTGCCGCCACCGGAGAGCGAGTTCAGCCTGGAGCATCGGGAGCCAGGAGCGATGCATCCTGAAGATCGGGCATTGTGGGCTGCACGAGCCGCCGAACTCTCGCATGCAGCTTCAGCAGGGGGCTATGCCCTGGAGAGTGTCGGGCCAGATCACCTGCCGCAAGGCTGGCAGGTGGACCAATCTGTTTGTCCACTGATGAGCGATGTGCTCCTCCTGCACTATCGGCGCACATTCGAAGACGGACGCGAATCTCTTTTTACCGCCATCCTCCCGCGAAACGGCGGACACGTGCGCGTGCTCGAGATTCTGCATCGCGGAGCCGCGACCTTTGTCCCCACCATCACGAGCCGTCAAACGCTGGAGCTTTTCAACCATCTCGTGGCAAAAGAAGAGCTGCGAAATGCGATGAAACCCTATGGCTCCTGGCTCGCCGCAGGTGTTTGTTATGCCGAGTTGAATGGGATGGAACCGAGAGTGCCTCGCCGGCCGGAAACGGACCCGGCAACAGCAGGCGCAATGCCTCCCAGCCTCTTGCTGGATGGCGAGAACGGCGACCGCAGGATCATTTTCTCCGACCGCGCGTCCGAGCATGGCTATACCGTGTGGACGGTCGTAGTGGATGCACAAGGAGTTCTGCGGAGCGCCAGAGAAGAAGAAGAACACACGACATGGCAGAGAAAACCAGCCTCACATTAGCTGCTGGATTGTGCTGACCGCAGCCCAAGGCTCTCCCTGCCTCCAACCCCACGTGAGTCTGGCAAGCCAGAGACTTTTCGCACTGGAACGTTCTTCTCTCAGCGCGAGAAATGAGAAAGTCATGCTCCGGAGTGCATGCCTTTCTCTGCCTTCTGTAAGCTCCTCTCAAGGCCGAATCGCGAGCTCCTGATGCAGCCGGATATCCGCGGAAGAAGCTCCGATGCGCACGTCCACACGATCACGCTCGAGCGTCCACTGGTTCTTCTTTTCATTCCAGTAAGCAAGATCGTCGGCCTTCACGGTGAGCGGCACGGAGACAGTCTGGCCGGAAGGGATATGCACGCGCTGAAACCCTTTGAGCTCCTCTTTGGCGCGAGCCACCAGGGAGCCCTGGTGCGATATATAAAGCTGCACGACCTCATCGCCGTCGCGTCCACCGGTATTTGTAACATCCACGGTGGCAGTTACCTCCTCACCACCTCGCAGAAACGGTTTATCCAGGCGAAGGTTGCTATAGCGGAACGATGTATAGCTGAGGCCATAACCAAACGGATAGAGCGGCTGGCCCTTGAAGTACATGTAGGTGCGACCGTCGCGGATGTTGTAATCCATCATCGGTGGTAGCTGGTCGAGTGAAGCTGGCCAGGTTGTCACGAGACGTCCGGCGGGATTGTAATCACCGAAAAGAACTTTCGCGAGAGCCGTGCCTTCATCCTGCGAGGCGTGCGCCATGTGCAGGATCGCAGGAATATACTGCTGGCTCCAATTGACCGTATACGGAAAGCTGGAAATAAGAACCATCACGGTGCGCGGATTCACGGCATAGACCTGTTTGACGAGCTGCTCCTGCTCAAGCGTGAGACTCTCGCGGTCCCGGCCTTCGCGGCCATCTGAGGGAACGGCGCAGGGGAGCGTGCCGCCGCCATCGACCGTGTCATGCCAGTCATGAGCCATGTCCGGTCCGCAGGTGGGGTCATTTCCAACCACAACGATAGCGACATCCGATGCACGCGCAGCGTTGATCGCAGCCTGGTTCAGCTCGCTGCCGGCATAGTGGACACGAACGTACGGACCGAGCGCGGCCTTGATACCGTCGAGCGGTGTGACGGCATAAGGCGGATAGCCCCCATACCAATCCCAATGCACCGAATCGGCAAGCGGACCGATCACAGCGATCGATCGAATGGCGTGCTTGTCGAGTGGAAGCATATTGCCTTCATTCTTGAGGAGCACGACCGACTCGAGAGCCATCTTTTGCGAGATGGCGCGATGT contains the following coding sequences:
- a CDS encoding glycoside hydrolase family 3 C-terminal domain-containing protein — encoded protein: MPAAVAQQAPGFRNTALSPEARIHDLLSRMTLEEKIDCLSTDTAVPRLGVRSFGSSEGIHGVVQRGNEEHHREAIYTTQFPQPPGMGETWDPDLVRQAAAVEGAEARYISEQPRYNRSIYMLWGPQADLARDPRWGRSEEVYGEDPFFNGTMVVNFVKGLQGDDPNHWQAAALLKHFLANSNEDLRTKSNSVFDARLFWEYYSVPFRMGFLDGGARGVMASYNAWNGTPMAVNPVLKSIVEDKWGVDVLSSDGGAVRLLWTDHKRFPDQKAAVIACLHAGINQFLDTYKDETAAAVKEGSVTEAEIDDLLRRKFVISLKLGLLDPGQESTPPPAANAGVDNQPPAVVPASTDQHQDAMQKDSPEPWNSDKHRAISQKMALESVVLLKNEGNMLPLDKHAIRSIAVIGPLADSVHWDWYGGYPPYAVTPLDGIKAALGPYVRVHYAGSELNQAAINAARASDVAIVVVGNDPTCGPDMAHDWHDTVDGGGTLPCAVPSDGREGRDRESLTLEQEQLVKQVYAVNPRTVMVLISSFPYTVNWSQQYIPAILHMAHASQDEGTALAKVLFGDYNPAGRLVTTWPASLDQLPPMMDYNIRDGRTYMYFKGQPLYPFGYGLSYTSFRYSNLRLDKPFLRGGEEVTATVDVTNTGGRDGDEVVQLYISHQGSLVARAKEELKGFQRVHIPSGQTVSVPLTVKADDLAYWNEKKNQWTLERDRVDVRIGASSADIRLHQELAIRP